One genomic region from Oncorhynchus keta strain PuntledgeMale-10-30-2019 chromosome 33, Oket_V2, whole genome shotgun sequence encodes:
- the LOC118365924 gene encoding kinesin-like protein KIF21A isoform X2 produces MSGQDESSVRVALRIRPQLAREKIEGCHICTFCMPAEPQVMLGKDKAFTYDYVFDMDSQQESIYTHCTEKLIEGCFEGYNATIFAYGQTGSGKTYTMGTGFDVNICEEELGIIPRAVGHLFRGIEERRQAATEQGKPVPEFKINAQFLELYNEEVLDLFESTRDMDGKRQKSTIKIHEDANGGIYTVGVTTRTVASEAEMMQCLKLGALSRTTASTQMNVQSSRSHAIFTIHLCQVRVCAPDDSESSETDNRLANGSSEINSEFETLTAKFHFVDLAGSERLKRTGATGDRAKEGISINCGLLALGNVISALGDRSKRSTHVPYRDSKLTRLLQDSLGGNSQTVMIACISPSDRDFMETLSCLNYANRARNIKNKVMVNQDKASQQISALRTDIARLQMELMEYKTGKRMVGEDGMESINDMVHENSMLQTENSNLRIRVKAMQETIDAQRARLTQYLSDQANQALAKVGEGNEEIGNMIQNYIKEIEELRAKLLESEAVNENLRKTLSRAKTRSSLYGVGGSFSPGQLAPEREASDIIEMAKKDLEKLKKKERKKKKRLQRLEESHHEVGLASVVKEEVPDNEQERGNDEAEGDDHVSDHEEGEELEGEDEEYEMEGEESSDESDSEELDEKENFQADLANITCEIAIKQKLIDELENSQRRLHTLKQQYEQKLMMLQSKIRDTQLERDKVLHNMGSVETCTEGKAKKIKLEYEKKLSSMNKEMQKLQSAQKEHARLLKNQSQYEKQLKKLNQDVAEMKKTKVGLMRQMKEVQEKNRASECRRNREIATLKKDQRKHEHQLRQLEAQKRQQDLILRRKNEEVTALRKQVRPTSGKVNRKVSLPEPLQDPSHRSILGRPHSAGAAGPNGTPRTYPVRMSVSTTRTARAKWQSLERRITDIIMQRLTISNMEADMNRLLKQREDLTKRREKVSRKREKIATEGTDTDRSIQSLNEEIDALAANIDYINDSIADCQANIMQMEEAKEEGDTVEVTAVISSCNLSEARFLLDHFLHMAINKGLQAAQKDSQVKMMEGRLKQTEINSATQNQLLFHMLKEKAELNPELDALLGNALQEIGYLVVENGDDSSSDESSTASPATEGSSLASDLLKLCGEAKPRKARRRTTTQMELLYAGSGEFDFSAPLLPPTDAQGGTGDMGTVAGHLRDRELTVSPSALSSRIAGLSGAWSSMGAERRSLERSPLTRRRMLEKGGHAPLDVKEHTPTDPKGHPARETKSHIPTPTATEKTKITDTKPTGVVNPVSSPKISHAARLQCVHVAEGHTKPVMCVDCTDDLLFTGSKDRTCKVWNLVTGQEIMSLGDHPSSVVSVRYCSSLVFTVSTAYIKVWDIRDSAKCIRTLTSSGQVSTGDSCVSLRSLSIPPGENQINQISLNPTGSYLYSASGNSVRMWDLRKFVSTGKLTGHLGPVLCLTVDQLGNGQDMVLTGSKDHTLKMFEVTEGVQGSVVSCHNFEPPHQEGIVSLAVQGDSLYSSSRDYCIKKWDLSRKRLVQQVASAHSDWVSALGVVPGCPVVLSADRGGLLKLWHADTLAPLGDLRGHDSPVNGLATNSSQLFTASDDRTVKIWQAKCSLEEGIH; encoded by the exons GATTCGTCCTCAGCTGGCGAGGGAGAAGATCGAGGGATGTCACATCTGTACGTTCTGTATGCCCGCCGAGCCCCAGGTGATGCTGGGTAAAGACAAGGCGTTCACGTACGACTACGTGTTTGACATGGACTCCCAGCAGGAGAGCATCTACACACACTGCACTGAGAAACTGATCGAGGGATGCTTCGAGGGGTACAACGCTACCATCTTCGCCTATGGACAG acTGGTTCGGGGAAGACCTACACCATGGGCACAGGGTTTGACGTGAACATCTGTGAGGAGGAGCTGGGCATCATTCCCCGGGCAGTCGGGCACCTCTTCAGGGGCATTGAGGAACGACGGCAGGCCGCCACAGAGCAAGGCAAGCCTGTACCCGAGTTCAAGATCAACGCACAGTTCCTGGAG CTGTACAATGAGGAGGTGTTGGATCTGTTTGAATCAACGCGGGACATGGATGGGAAGAGACAGAAGTCCACCATCAAGATTCACGAGGACGCTAACGGAGGCATCTACACTGTGGGAGTCACCACACGCACGGTCGCCTCCGAGGCAGAG ATGATGCAGTGTCTGAAGCTGGGTGCTCTGTCCCGTACCACGGCCAGCACCCAGATGAATGTCCAGAGCTCGCGCTCCCATGCCATCTTCACCATCCACCTGTGCCAAGTCAGAGTCTGCGCTCCGGATGACAGT GAGTCCAGTGAGACAGACAACCGTCTGGCCAACGGTTCCTCTGAGATCAACTCTGAGTTTGAGACGCTGACGGCTAAGTTTCACTTTGTGGACCTGGCCGGGTCCGAGAGACTAAAGAGGACAGGAGCTACCGGGGATAGAGCCAAGGAAGGCATCTCCATCAACTGTGGACTG CTTGCCCTGGGTAACGTGATCAGTGCTCTGGGGGACAGGAGTAAGAGGTCCACCCACGTGCCTTACAGGGACTCGAAACTCACCCGGCTTCTGCAGGACTCTCTGGGAGGAAACAG TCAAACGGTGATGATAGCGTGTATCAGCCCATCTGACCGGGACTTCATGGAGACACTGAGCTGCCTGAACTACGCTAACCGAGCCAGGAACATTAAGAACAAGGTGATGGTGAACCAGGACAAGGCCTCCCAGCAGATATCAGCTCTCAGGACTGACATTGCCAGGCTACAGATGGAACTGATGGAGTACAAGACG GGCAAGCGTATGGTGGGGGAAGACGGCATGGAGAGCATCAACGACATGGTCCATGAGAACAGCATGCTGCAGACAGAGAACAGCAACCTGAGGATCAGGGTCAAGGCCATGCAGGAGACCATTGACGCCCAGAGGGCCAGACTCACACAGTACCTCAGTGACCAGGCCAACCAGGCTCTGGCCAAAGTGG GTGAGGGGAATGAGGAAATTGGAAATATGATCCAGAACTACATCAAAGAAATCGAGGAGCTCAG AGCCAAGCTTCTGGAGAGTGAGGCAGTGAATGAGAACCTCCGGAAAACCCTGTCCCGTGCCAAGACACGTTCATCCCTGTACGGGGTTGGGGGCTCCTTCTCCCCAGGCCAACTCGCCCCGGAGAGAGAGGCCTCTGACATCATCGAAATGGCCAAGAAAGATCTGGAGAAACtcaagaagaaagagaggaagaaaaagaAGAG ACTGCAGCGGCTCGAGGAGAGTCACCATGAGGTTGGGCTTGCCAG TGTGGTCAAGGAGGAGGTACCTGACAACGAACAGGAACGAGGCAACGACGAGGCTGAGGGG GATGACCACGTTAGTGACCATGAggaaggagaggagctggagggagAAGACGAGGAGTacgagatggagggagaggagagctcGGACGAGTCAGACTCTGAAGAACTGGATGAGAAAG AGAACTTCCAGGCGGACCTGGCCAACATCACGTGTGAGATCGCCATCAAGCAGAAGCTGATCGACGAGCTGGAGAACAGCCAGCGCCGTCTGCACACGCTCAAGCAGCAGTACGAACAGAAGCTGATGATGCTGCAGAGCAAGATCAGAGACACACAGCTGGAGAGGGACAAGGTGCTGCACAACATGG GCTCGGTGGAGACGTGCACGGAGGGGAAAGCTAAGAAGATCAAGTTAGAATATGAGAAGAAGCTGAGCTCTATGAACAAGGAGATGCAGAAGCTGCAGTCGGCCCAGAAGGAACACGCACGCCTCCTCAAGAACCAATCGCAGTACGAGAAGCAGCTCAAGAAACTCAACCAGGATGTGGCTGAGATGAAGAAAACAAAG GTGGGTCTGATGCGTCAGATGAAGGAGGTGCAGGAGAAAAACAGAGCGTCAGAGTGCCGACGCAACCGAGAGATCGCGACTCTGAAGAAGGACCAGCGCAAACATGAG CACCAACTGAGACAGCTGGAGGCTCAGAAGAGGCAGCAGGACCTGATACTGCGCAGGAAGAACGAGGAG GTGACAGCTCTGAGGAAGCAGGTGAGGCCAACTTCAGGGAAGGTAAACAGAAAGGTGAGCCTACCGGAGCCCCTCCAGGACCCTTCTCACCGCAGCATCCTAGGGAGACCTCACTCTGCTGGGGCAGCAGGCCCCAATGGCACCCCAAG GACGTACCCAGTGAGGATGAGCGTCTCCACCACCAGGACAGCCCGGGCTAAATGGCAGTCTCTAGAGAGACGCatcactgacatcatcatgcagagGCTGACCATCTCCAACATGGAGGCTGATATGAACCGCCTCCTCAAG CAACGTGAGGACCTGACCAAGCGAAGGGAGAAGGTGTCTCGTAAGAGGGAGAAGATCGCCACAGAGGGGACCGACACGGACCGAAGCATCCAGTCTTTGAACGAGGAGATAGACGCCCTGGCGGCCAACATCGACTACATCAACGACAGCATCGCTGACTGTCAGGCTAACATCATGCAGATGGAGGAAGCGAAG gaggagggagacacggTGGAGGTTACTGCGGTGATCAGCTCCTGTAACCTATCAGAAGCCCGCTTCCTGCTTGATCACTTCCTGCACATGGCCATCAACAAG GGTCTGCAGGCGGCCCAGAAGGATTCCCAGGTGAAGATGATGGAGGGCAGGCTGAAGCAGACAGAGATCAACAGCGCCACTCAGAACCAGCTGCTGTTCCACATGCTGAAGGAGAAAGCTGAACTCAATCCTGAGCTGGACGCTCTGCTGGGCAACGCACTGCAAG AGATAGGTTACCTAGTGGTGG AGAACGGAGATGACAGCAGTAGTGATGAGTCCTCTACCGCCAGCCCAGCCACCGAGggaag CTCATTGGCCTCTGACCTCCTGAAGCTGTGTGGAGAGGCCAAACCTAGGAAG GCACGCAGAAGGACAACCACGCAGATGGAGCTGCTGTATGCCGGGAGTGGTGAATTTGACTTCTCTGCACCCCTGCTACCCCCGACAGACGcccagggagggacaggggacatgGGGACAGTAGCAGGACATCTCAGGGACAGGGAACTCACTGTGTCCCCCTCAGCACTGTCCTCCCGGATAGCTGGACT ATCTGGAGCCTGGTCTTcgatgggagcagagaggagatcACTGGAGCGCTCGCCTCTAACACGCAGGAGGATGCTAGAGAAGGGAGGACATGCCCCTTTAGACGTCAAGGAACACACACCTACGGACCCCAAGGGTCACCCGGCGAGAGAGACAAAGTCGCACATACCCACGCCCACGGCCACAGAGAAGACCAAAATCACAGACACCAAACCAAC AGGGGTGGTCAACCCTGTGTCATCCCCTAAGATCAGCCATGCTGCCAGGCTACAGTGTGTCCATGTGGCTGAGGGACACACCAAACCTGTCATGTGTGTCGACTGCACTGATGACCTGCTCTTCACTGGCTCTAAAG atCGTACGTGTAAGGTGTGGAACCTGGTGACTGGTCAAGAGATCATGTCTCTGGGAGATCATCCCAGCAGTGTGGTGTCTGTTAGATACTGTTCCAGCCTGGTCTTCACTGTCTCCACCGCTTACATCAAGGTCTGGGACATCCGAGACTCCGCCAAGTGCATACGCACACTCAC GTCGTCGGGCCAGGTGAGTACAGGGGACAGCTGTGTGTCTCTCAGATCCCTGTCCATCCCTCCTGGAGAGAACCAGATCAACCAGATTTCTCTGAACCCCACGGGATCCTACCTCTACTCCGCCTCGGGCAACTCAGTCCGCATGTGGGACCTCAGGAA GTTTGTGTCTACTGGGAAGCTGACGGGTCACCTGGGCCCGGTCTTGTGTCTGACCGTCGACCAGTTGGGCAACGGTCAAGACATGGTCCTAACGGGGTCCAAGGACCACACCCTGAAGATGTTTGAGGTGACAGAGGGTGTCCAGGGCAGCGTTGTGTCCTGTCACAACTTTGAGCCGCCACACCAGGAGGGTATCGTCTCTCTGGCTGTTCAGGGGGACAGCCTCTACAGCAGCTCCAGAGACTACTGCATCAAGAAGTGGGATCTGTCCCGGAAACGACTAGTACAG CAGGTGGCGAGTGCCCACTCTGACTGGGTAAGTGCGCTGGGTGTGGTGCCAGGGTGCCCGGTAGTGCTGAGTGCAGACAGGGGAGGTCTGCTGAAGCTGTGGCACGCTGATACCCTGGCACCGCTCGGAGACCTGAGGGGACACGACAGCCCTGTGAATGGACTGGCTACCAACAGCAGCCAGCTATTCACTGCCTCAGA TGACCGGACGGTGAAGATTTGGCAAGCAAAGTGTTCTTTGGAGGAAGGCATCCATTGA
- the LOC118365924 gene encoding kinesin-like protein KIF21A isoform X6, which translates to MSGQDESSVRVALRIRPQLAREKIEGCHICTFCMPAEPQVMLGKDKAFTYDYVFDMDSQQESIYTHCTEKLIEGCFEGYNATIFAYGQTGSGKTYTMGTGFDVNICEEELGIIPRAVGHLFRGIEERRQAATEQGKPVPEFKINAQFLELYNEEVLDLFESTRDMDGKRQKSTIKIHEDANGGIYTVGVTTRTVASEAEMMQCLKLGALSRTTASTQMNVQSSRSHAIFTIHLCQVRVCAPDDSESSETDNRLANGSSEINSEFETLTAKFHFVDLAGSERLKRTGATGDRAKEGISINCGLLALGNVISALGDRSKRSTHVPYRDSKLTRLLQDSLGGNSQTVMIACISPSDRDFMETLSCLNYANRARNIKNKVMVNQDKASQQISALRTDIARLQMELMEYKTGKRMVGEDGMESINDMVHENSMLQTENSNLRIRVKAMQETIDAQRARLTQYLSDQANQALAKVGEGNEEIGNMIQNYIKEIEELRAKLLESEAVNENLRKTLSRAKTRSSLYGVGGSFSPGQLAPEREASDIIEMAKKDLEKLKKKERKKKKSVVKEEVPDNEQERGNDEAEGDDHVSDHEEGEELEGEDEEYEMEGEESSDESDSEELDEKENFQADLANITCEIAIKQKLIDELENSQRRLHTLKQQYEQKLMMLQSKIRDTQLERDKVLHNMGSVETCTEGKAKKIKLEYEKKLSSMNKEMQKLQSAQKEHARLLKNQSQYEKQLKKLNQDVAEMKKTKVGLMRQMKEVQEKNRASECRRNREIATLKKDQRKHEHQLRQLEAQKRQQDLILRRKNEEVTALRKQVRPTSGKVNRKVSLPEPLQDPSHRSILGRPHSAGAAGPNGTPRTYPVRMSVSTTRTARAKWQSLERRITDIIMQRLTISNMEADMNRLLKQREDLTKRREKVSRKREKIATEGTDTDRSIQSLNEEIDALAANIDYINDSIADCQANIMQMEEAKEEGDTVEVTAVISSCNLSEARFLLDHFLHMAINKGLQAAQKDSQVKMMEGRLKQTEINSATQNQLLFHMLKEKAELNPELDALLGNALQEIGYLVVAENGDDSSSDESSTASPATEGSSLASDLLKLCGEAKPRKARRRTTTQMELLYAGSGEFDFSAPLLPPTDAQGGTGDMGTVAGHLRDRELTVSPSALSSRIAGLSGAWSSMGAERRSLERSPLTRRRMLEKGGHAPLDVKEHTPTDPKGHPARETKSHIPTPTATEKTKITDTKPTGVVNPVSSPKISHAARLQCVHVAEGHTKPVMCVDCTDDLLFTGSKDRTCKVWNLVTGQEIMSLGDHPSSVVSVRYCSSLVFTVSTAYIKVWDIRDSAKCIRTLTSSGQVSTGDSCVSLRSLSIPPGENQINQISLNPTGSYLYSASGNSVRMWDLRKFVSTGKLTGHLGPVLCLTVDQLGNGQDMVLTGSKDHTLKMFEVTEGVQGSVVSCHNFEPPHQEGIVSLAVQGDSLYSSSRDYCIKKWDLSRKRLVQQVASAHSDWVSALGVVPGCPVVLSADRGGLLKLWHADTLAPLGDLRGHDSPVNGLATNSSQLFTASDDRTVKIWQAKCSLEEGIH; encoded by the exons GATTCGTCCTCAGCTGGCGAGGGAGAAGATCGAGGGATGTCACATCTGTACGTTCTGTATGCCCGCCGAGCCCCAGGTGATGCTGGGTAAAGACAAGGCGTTCACGTACGACTACGTGTTTGACATGGACTCCCAGCAGGAGAGCATCTACACACACTGCACTGAGAAACTGATCGAGGGATGCTTCGAGGGGTACAACGCTACCATCTTCGCCTATGGACAG acTGGTTCGGGGAAGACCTACACCATGGGCACAGGGTTTGACGTGAACATCTGTGAGGAGGAGCTGGGCATCATTCCCCGGGCAGTCGGGCACCTCTTCAGGGGCATTGAGGAACGACGGCAGGCCGCCACAGAGCAAGGCAAGCCTGTACCCGAGTTCAAGATCAACGCACAGTTCCTGGAG CTGTACAATGAGGAGGTGTTGGATCTGTTTGAATCAACGCGGGACATGGATGGGAAGAGACAGAAGTCCACCATCAAGATTCACGAGGACGCTAACGGAGGCATCTACACTGTGGGAGTCACCACACGCACGGTCGCCTCCGAGGCAGAG ATGATGCAGTGTCTGAAGCTGGGTGCTCTGTCCCGTACCACGGCCAGCACCCAGATGAATGTCCAGAGCTCGCGCTCCCATGCCATCTTCACCATCCACCTGTGCCAAGTCAGAGTCTGCGCTCCGGATGACAGT GAGTCCAGTGAGACAGACAACCGTCTGGCCAACGGTTCCTCTGAGATCAACTCTGAGTTTGAGACGCTGACGGCTAAGTTTCACTTTGTGGACCTGGCCGGGTCCGAGAGACTAAAGAGGACAGGAGCTACCGGGGATAGAGCCAAGGAAGGCATCTCCATCAACTGTGGACTG CTTGCCCTGGGTAACGTGATCAGTGCTCTGGGGGACAGGAGTAAGAGGTCCACCCACGTGCCTTACAGGGACTCGAAACTCACCCGGCTTCTGCAGGACTCTCTGGGAGGAAACAG TCAAACGGTGATGATAGCGTGTATCAGCCCATCTGACCGGGACTTCATGGAGACACTGAGCTGCCTGAACTACGCTAACCGAGCCAGGAACATTAAGAACAAGGTGATGGTGAACCAGGACAAGGCCTCCCAGCAGATATCAGCTCTCAGGACTGACATTGCCAGGCTACAGATGGAACTGATGGAGTACAAGACG GGCAAGCGTATGGTGGGGGAAGACGGCATGGAGAGCATCAACGACATGGTCCATGAGAACAGCATGCTGCAGACAGAGAACAGCAACCTGAGGATCAGGGTCAAGGCCATGCAGGAGACCATTGACGCCCAGAGGGCCAGACTCACACAGTACCTCAGTGACCAGGCCAACCAGGCTCTGGCCAAAGTGG GTGAGGGGAATGAGGAAATTGGAAATATGATCCAGAACTACATCAAAGAAATCGAGGAGCTCAG AGCCAAGCTTCTGGAGAGTGAGGCAGTGAATGAGAACCTCCGGAAAACCCTGTCCCGTGCCAAGACACGTTCATCCCTGTACGGGGTTGGGGGCTCCTTCTCCCCAGGCCAACTCGCCCCGGAGAGAGAGGCCTCTGACATCATCGAAATGGCCAAGAAAGATCTGGAGAAACtcaagaagaaagagaggaagaaaaagaAGAG TGTGGTCAAGGAGGAGGTACCTGACAACGAACAGGAACGAGGCAACGACGAGGCTGAGGGG GATGACCACGTTAGTGACCATGAggaaggagaggagctggagggagAAGACGAGGAGTacgagatggagggagaggagagctcGGACGAGTCAGACTCTGAAGAACTGGATGAGAAAG AGAACTTCCAGGCGGACCTGGCCAACATCACGTGTGAGATCGCCATCAAGCAGAAGCTGATCGACGAGCTGGAGAACAGCCAGCGCCGTCTGCACACGCTCAAGCAGCAGTACGAACAGAAGCTGATGATGCTGCAGAGCAAGATCAGAGACACACAGCTGGAGAGGGACAAGGTGCTGCACAACATGG GCTCGGTGGAGACGTGCACGGAGGGGAAAGCTAAGAAGATCAAGTTAGAATATGAGAAGAAGCTGAGCTCTATGAACAAGGAGATGCAGAAGCTGCAGTCGGCCCAGAAGGAACACGCACGCCTCCTCAAGAACCAATCGCAGTACGAGAAGCAGCTCAAGAAACTCAACCAGGATGTGGCTGAGATGAAGAAAACAAAG GTGGGTCTGATGCGTCAGATGAAGGAGGTGCAGGAGAAAAACAGAGCGTCAGAGTGCCGACGCAACCGAGAGATCGCGACTCTGAAGAAGGACCAGCGCAAACATGAG CACCAACTGAGACAGCTGGAGGCTCAGAAGAGGCAGCAGGACCTGATACTGCGCAGGAAGAACGAGGAG GTGACAGCTCTGAGGAAGCAGGTGAGGCCAACTTCAGGGAAGGTAAACAGAAAGGTGAGCCTACCGGAGCCCCTCCAGGACCCTTCTCACCGCAGCATCCTAGGGAGACCTCACTCTGCTGGGGCAGCAGGCCCCAATGGCACCCCAAG GACGTACCCAGTGAGGATGAGCGTCTCCACCACCAGGACAGCCCGGGCTAAATGGCAGTCTCTAGAGAGACGCatcactgacatcatcatgcagagGCTGACCATCTCCAACATGGAGGCTGATATGAACCGCCTCCTCAAG CAACGTGAGGACCTGACCAAGCGAAGGGAGAAGGTGTCTCGTAAGAGGGAGAAGATCGCCACAGAGGGGACCGACACGGACCGAAGCATCCAGTCTTTGAACGAGGAGATAGACGCCCTGGCGGCCAACATCGACTACATCAACGACAGCATCGCTGACTGTCAGGCTAACATCATGCAGATGGAGGAAGCGAAG gaggagggagacacggTGGAGGTTACTGCGGTGATCAGCTCCTGTAACCTATCAGAAGCCCGCTTCCTGCTTGATCACTTCCTGCACATGGCCATCAACAAG GGTCTGCAGGCGGCCCAGAAGGATTCCCAGGTGAAGATGATGGAGGGCAGGCTGAAGCAGACAGAGATCAACAGCGCCACTCAGAACCAGCTGCTGTTCCACATGCTGAAGGAGAAAGCTGAACTCAATCCTGAGCTGGACGCTCTGCTGGGCAACGCACTGCAAG AGATAGGTTACCTAGTGGTGG CAGAGAACGGAGATGACAGCAGTAGTGATGAGTCCTCTACCGCCAGCCCAGCCACCGAGggaag CTCATTGGCCTCTGACCTCCTGAAGCTGTGTGGAGAGGCCAAACCTAGGAAG GCACGCAGAAGGACAACCACGCAGATGGAGCTGCTGTATGCCGGGAGTGGTGAATTTGACTTCTCTGCACCCCTGCTACCCCCGACAGACGcccagggagggacaggggacatgGGGACAGTAGCAGGACATCTCAGGGACAGGGAACTCACTGTGTCCCCCTCAGCACTGTCCTCCCGGATAGCTGGACT ATCTGGAGCCTGGTCTTcgatgggagcagagaggagatcACTGGAGCGCTCGCCTCTAACACGCAGGAGGATGCTAGAGAAGGGAGGACATGCCCCTTTAGACGTCAAGGAACACACACCTACGGACCCCAAGGGTCACCCGGCGAGAGAGACAAAGTCGCACATACCCACGCCCACGGCCACAGAGAAGACCAAAATCACAGACACCAAACCAAC AGGGGTGGTCAACCCTGTGTCATCCCCTAAGATCAGCCATGCTGCCAGGCTACAGTGTGTCCATGTGGCTGAGGGACACACCAAACCTGTCATGTGTGTCGACTGCACTGATGACCTGCTCTTCACTGGCTCTAAAG atCGTACGTGTAAGGTGTGGAACCTGGTGACTGGTCAAGAGATCATGTCTCTGGGAGATCATCCCAGCAGTGTGGTGTCTGTTAGATACTGTTCCAGCCTGGTCTTCACTGTCTCCACCGCTTACATCAAGGTCTGGGACATCCGAGACTCCGCCAAGTGCATACGCACACTCAC GTCGTCGGGCCAGGTGAGTACAGGGGACAGCTGTGTGTCTCTCAGATCCCTGTCCATCCCTCCTGGAGAGAACCAGATCAACCAGATTTCTCTGAACCCCACGGGATCCTACCTCTACTCCGCCTCGGGCAACTCAGTCCGCATGTGGGACCTCAGGAA GTTTGTGTCTACTGGGAAGCTGACGGGTCACCTGGGCCCGGTCTTGTGTCTGACCGTCGACCAGTTGGGCAACGGTCAAGACATGGTCCTAACGGGGTCCAAGGACCACACCCTGAAGATGTTTGAGGTGACAGAGGGTGTCCAGGGCAGCGTTGTGTCCTGTCACAACTTTGAGCCGCCACACCAGGAGGGTATCGTCTCTCTGGCTGTTCAGGGGGACAGCCTCTACAGCAGCTCCAGAGACTACTGCATCAAGAAGTGGGATCTGTCCCGGAAACGACTAGTACAG CAGGTGGCGAGTGCCCACTCTGACTGGGTAAGTGCGCTGGGTGTGGTGCCAGGGTGCCCGGTAGTGCTGAGTGCAGACAGGGGAGGTCTGCTGAAGCTGTGGCACGCTGATACCCTGGCACCGCTCGGAGACCTGAGGGGACACGACAGCCCTGTGAATGGACTGGCTACCAACAGCAGCCAGCTATTCACTGCCTCAGA TGACCGGACGGTGAAGATTTGGCAAGCAAAGTGTTCTTTGGAGGAAGGCATCCATTGA